From the genome of Pseudomonadota bacterium:
TGTTGTCGACCGCTTTCAGCCTCACCGGCGCGTTGCGCGACGCCTTCTGCCACGTCGCCGTCTACCAAGCGCACGCCAACCTCGGCTTCAACCGCGGCGCCGAACTGGACGATCCCGAGGAACTGCTGCTCGGCACGGGCAAGTTGATCCGGCACGTACGCTTGAGCGAGCAACTCCCTATGCATCACGACGCCGTGACGCACCTCGTGGAGCAAGCGATCGACCTCAGCATGAAGCGCCTTCGCGAACGCGACGGTACGCCGACCCGCGGCACCCTGCTCGTCAAGTAGCCCGCCGCCCGCGAGCCCCCACGACCGATCACAAATACTAGGTGACGCCACCACTGGGCTCGCCCACGGCGCTCCCAACTCCTGATGGACTGCAGCACCCAGACGCACTTTGCCGCAGCGCACCGCGCCCGACCGGCCAGACCGCCGACGCCCCGCCCGATGACCGCCTAACCGCAATACGCAGTTACCGCAGAGCGACAAACCAGCAATAATTCGGAGACGGCGTTATTATGGATTCCGAAAGACGATGAATTCAGGAAGAAGGCGTGAGCGAGCGACC
Proteins encoded in this window:
- a CDS encoding DUF1801 domain-containing protein gives rise to the protein MTVREPAEHLLEKLRDYPNEVAEHALAARAMLLGHVPDCWELLYHRRVLSTAFSLTGALRDAFCHVAVYQAHANLGFNRGAELDDPEELLLGTGKLIRHVRLSEQLPMHHDAVTHLVEQAIDLSMKRLRERDGTPTRGTLLVK